Proteins from a single region of Flaviflexus salsibiostraticola:
- a CDS encoding carbohydrate ABC transporter permease, which yields MTTSDVEREIADRSEQGETQRKVKPKGSGRSMMAGERKKTVGGRIVALFNNSLVNAILVIVALMWLVPTIGLFFSSLRSSQANATSGWWTVFFKSHELTIDNYRSLLGNDTMVQSLVNTIIIVVPTTLAVVAIGAMAGYALAWIDFPGRDWVLIGVVALMAVPLQVAFIPLARLFGSIGIFGTYAAVILFHIAFGLPFAVFLLRNYFTNISEEMLEAARIDGASEMRIFLQVALPLAMPAIASLAIFQFLWSWNDMLVALIFAGPGSQPITVAIQSQLRQFSSNIDILSAGAFVSMVVPLLVYFAFQRYFVSAIMAGTTK from the coding sequence ATGACCACGTCAGACGTCGAGCGGGAGATCGCCGATCGCTCCGAGCAGGGCGAGACGCAGCGGAAGGTCAAGCCGAAGGGCTCGGGCCGGTCGATGATGGCGGGCGAGCGGAAGAAGACCGTGGGCGGCAGGATCGTCGCACTCTTCAACAACTCGCTCGTCAACGCCATCCTCGTCATCGTCGCCCTCATGTGGCTTGTACCGACGATCGGGCTCTTCTTCTCCTCGCTCCGCTCCTCCCAGGCGAACGCCACCTCGGGTTGGTGGACAGTCTTCTTCAAGAGCCACGAGCTGACGATCGACAACTACCGATCACTGCTCGGCAACGACACGATGGTGCAATCCCTTGTCAACACGATCATCATCGTCGTGCCCACGACCCTTGCGGTCGTCGCGATCGGCGCCATGGCGGGTTATGCACTGGCGTGGATCGACTTCCCGGGCCGGGACTGGGTCCTCATCGGCGTCGTCGCCCTCATGGCGGTGCCCCTCCAGGTTGCCTTCATCCCGCTTGCCCGCCTCTTCGGCAGCATCGGGATCTTCGGGACCTACGCCGCCGTCATCCTCTTCCACATCGCCTTCGGGTTACCGTTCGCCGTGTTCCTTCTGCGGAACTACTTCACGAACATCAGCGAGGAGATGCTCGAGGCGGCCCGCATCGACGGAGCATCTGAGATGAGGATTTTCCTCCAGGTGGCGCTGCCGCTCGCCATGCCCGCGATCGCGTCGCTGGCGATCTTCCAGTTCCTCTGGTCGTGGAACGACATGCTCGTCGCCCTCATCTTCGCCGGGCCAGGATCCCAACCGATCACGGTGGCAATCCAATCCCAGCTGCGACAGTTCTCTTCGAACATCGACATCCTCTCCGCCGGAGCATTCGTGTCGATGGTCGTCCCCCTCCTCGTCTACTTCGCCTTCCAGCGCTACTTCGTCTCGGCGATCATGGCCGGCACCACGAAGTAG
- a CDS encoding ABC transporter permease subunit — protein sequence MSNTAVTQKPAGKKLRGKAPMTTQNRWLLAILLGPAIFFLTVFVVYPIGYSIVRSTYSRNGEDFVGVGNYVRVFTDPQTFTAFKNNLIWVLVAPLVCTVLGLIFAVLMEKIAWSTAFKLIIFMPMAISMLAAGIIFRTVFQQNPEIGLANAVTVTVQEVFSSGSHYPEARLREGPEFSSFEQQGGTGAEIMSTGEFAPGEVALIPLIGIAPEHVGDDPTPAVEAQPADGTITGTIWLDFVRGGGGENGQIDADKPGLGGITVEAINRSGDVWETTTEDDGTFVFEDVSEPLTIRVPATNFTSGPTGINWLGPDLITPVMILAYVWIWAGFAMVMIGSGLAAVDRSLQEAARTDGASEWQVFRHITVPQLMPVLTVVIVTLMINVLKIFDLVYVIPPGASKNAADVLATRMWTVSFGGGNDQGLGSALAIVLLLLVIPFMLINIRNFRRGGNS from the coding sequence ATGTCGAACACCGCAGTCACTCAGAAGCCGGCAGGGAAGAAGCTGCGCGGCAAGGCACCGATGACGACGCAGAATCGGTGGCTGCTCGCCATCCTGCTCGGGCCGGCGATCTTCTTCCTCACCGTCTTCGTCGTCTATCCGATCGGCTACTCGATCGTCCGGTCGACCTATTCCCGCAACGGCGAGGACTTCGTCGGTGTCGGCAACTACGTGCGGGTCTTCACCGACCCGCAGACCTTCACCGCGTTCAAGAACAATCTCATCTGGGTGCTCGTCGCGCCCCTTGTCTGCACGGTCCTCGGCCTCATCTTCGCCGTCCTCATGGAGAAGATCGCCTGGTCGACCGCCTTCAAGCTCATCATCTTCATGCCGATGGCGATCTCGATGCTGGCCGCCGGCATCATCTTCCGGACGGTCTTCCAGCAGAACCCCGAGATCGGCCTCGCCAACGCCGTGACCGTCACGGTTCAGGAGGTCTTCTCGTCGGGGTCCCACTATCCAGAGGCGCGCCTCAGAGAGGGCCCTGAATTCTCGAGCTTCGAGCAGCAGGGCGGGACCGGCGCCGAGATCATGTCGACGGGCGAGTTCGCGCCCGGCGAGGTAGCGCTCATCCCCCTCATCGGCATCGCCCCCGAGCATGTCGGCGATGATCCGACACCGGCCGTCGAGGCACAGCCCGCGGACGGGACGATCACCGGCACCATCTGGCTCGACTTCGTCCGAGGCGGCGGCGGTGAGAATGGTCAGATCGATGCGGACAAACCCGGCCTGGGCGGGATCACCGTCGAGGCGATCAACCGAAGCGGGGACGTGTGGGAGACGACGACAGAGGATGACGGCACGTTCGTCTTCGAGGACGTGTCAGAGCCGCTGACCATTCGCGTCCCGGCCACGAACTTCACCTCGGGCCCGACCGGCATCAACTGGCTCGGCCCGGACCTCATCACCCCCGTCATGATCCTCGCCTACGTGTGGATCTGGGCGGGCTTCGCGATGGTCATGATCGGCTCGGGCCTGGCCGCCGTCGATCGGTCGCTGCAGGAGGCCGCGAGAACAGATGGCGCATCCGAATGGCAGGTGTTCCGGCACATCACCGTCCCGCAGCTCATGCCGGTCCTCACGGTCGTCATCGTCACCCTCATGATCAACGTCCTCAAGATCTTCGATCTCGTCTACGTCATACCGCCAGGAGCCTCGAAGAACGCGGCCGATGTGCTCGCGACCCGGATGTGGACCGTGTCCTTCGGAGGCGGCAACGATCAGGGCCTCGGCTCGGCACTCGCCATCGTCCTGCTTCTCCTCGTCATCCCGTTCATGCTCATCAACATCCGCAACTTCCGCAGGGGAGGCAACTCATGA
- the dcd gene encoding dCTP deaminase, producing MLLSDRDILAQVDAGRITIDPWTPGFVQPSSLDIRIDKYIRLFDNHRYSVIDPAAEQEDLTRLVEITDEPFILHPGEFVLGSTYESVTLPDDIAARLEGKSSLGRLGLLTHSTAGFIDPGFTGHITLELSNMATMPIKLYPGMKVGQLCFFQLSSPAHAPYGNGAHGSRYQGQRGPTASRSWINFHRTEIED from the coding sequence GTGCTTCTTTCAGACAGAGATATCCTCGCTCAGGTCGATGCGGGCCGGATCACAATCGACCCGTGGACCCCTGGCTTCGTCCAGCCGTCCTCCCTCGACATTCGGATCGACAAGTACATCCGCCTGTTCGATAACCATCGGTACTCGGTCATCGACCCCGCCGCTGAGCAGGAGGATCTGACGAGGCTTGTCGAGATCACCGATGAGCCGTTCATCCTCCACCCCGGCGAGTTCGTCCTCGGCTCGACCTATGAGAGCGTCACGCTGCCCGATGACATCGCGGCACGCCTCGAGGGTAAGTCCTCCCTGGGCCGTCTCGGCCTCCTCACCCATTCGACCGCTGGCTTCATCGACCCCGGATTCACGGGGCATATCACCCTTGAGCTGTCGAACATGGCGACGATGCCGATCAAGCTCTACCCGGGGATGAAGGTCGGCCAGCTGTGCTTCTTCCAGCTGTCCTCGCCCGCCCACGCGCCCTATGGGAATGGCGCCCACGGTTCGCGCTACCAGGGCCAGCGGGGCCCGACCGCCTCGCGCTCGTGGATCAACTTCCACAGGACCGAGATCGAGGACTGA
- a CDS encoding aldo/keto reductase, which produces MKTIHMRHADLQVPNMALGLLRIADLSDDEVRALVTSARDAGIDYFDHADIYGTRLHECEERFARALRLSSSERDRITLQTKVGIVPDGGYYDHSYDHLITQVEGSLRALGTDRIDMLLLHRPDALVEPEEVARAFDELYSSGKVRHFGVSNHTPGQIDLLKTAVTRPIVANQVQLSITHSPIIAQGIAANTPDSDQAAVRDGGGLIDYCRINGITIQAWSPFKSGSGESVLFDRGRHPELTERIDALAAQYGVEPEAIAAAWITRHPADMQVILGTTRPARVRAAAAGSDLPLTRAEWYGLFSAAGWHVP; this is translated from the coding sequence ATGAAGACGATCCACATGCGCCACGCCGACCTGCAGGTGCCGAACATGGCGCTCGGGCTCCTGCGGATCGCCGACCTATCGGACGACGAGGTGCGCGCGCTCGTCACATCCGCACGCGATGCGGGGATCGACTACTTCGATCATGCCGACATCTACGGCACCCGGCTCCACGAGTGTGAGGAGCGGTTCGCCCGAGCCCTCCGGCTCAGCAGCTCTGAACGCGATCGGATTACCCTCCAGACGAAGGTCGGGATCGTGCCCGACGGCGGGTACTACGACCACTCCTACGACCATCTGATCACGCAGGTGGAGGGGTCTCTGCGCGCGCTCGGCACCGATCGCATCGACATGCTCCTCCTCCATCGACCCGATGCTCTGGTCGAGCCCGAGGAGGTTGCCCGAGCGTTCGACGAGCTCTACTCCTCGGGGAAGGTCCGCCACTTCGGGGTCTCCAACCACACGCCGGGCCAGATCGACCTGCTGAAGACGGCCGTGACACGACCGATCGTCGCCAACCAGGTCCAGCTCTCCATCACGCACTCCCCAATCATCGCCCAGGGGATTGCGGCGAATACGCCGGATTCCGACCAGGCGGCAGTGCGCGATGGCGGAGGACTGATCGACTACTGCCGGATCAACGGGATCACGATCCAGGCCTGGTCGCCGTTCAAGTCCGGATCCGGGGAATCCGTCCTCTTCGATCGGGGGCGCCACCCTGAGCTGACCGAGCGCATCGACGCCTTGGCGGCGCAGTATGGGGTCGAGCCCGAGGCGATCGCCGCCGCGTGGATCACCCGCCACCCGGCCGACATGCAGGTCATCCTCGGAACGACAAGACCAGCCAGGGTCCGAGCAGCGGCCGCGGGATCGGACCTGCCGCTCACCCGGGCGGAGTGGTATGGACTGTTCAGCGCGGCCGGGTGGCACGTGCCGTAG